A genome region from Populus alba chromosome 3, ASM523922v2, whole genome shotgun sequence includes the following:
- the LOC118062878 gene encoding pentatricopeptide repeat-containing protein At1g32415, mitochondrial has translation MPAFCFKTLKISLSKISLKLRFFSPHIRFLKSQSEVSKTHYYKLTLDDSQILCLLSQQKLQEARNLLDKFPERSRHSRIAHWTSLLTKYSRIGFIDESRVLFDIMPERNIVSYNVMLSGYLQCGRLSEARGLFEEMPERNVVSWTSMLCGLADAGRICEARELFKEMPERNVVSWNAMVAGLIKNGDLEEARRVFDEIPEKNVVSWNAMIKGFAENGKLEEARVLFEEMEDRNVITWTTMIAGYCRIGDVQEAYCFFCRIPERNVVSWTAMISGFTWNGYYGEALLLFLEMKRRYNIAPNGETFISLAYACAGMRFHHLGKQLHAQLIINGLEYEDYDGRIAKSLIHMYSLFGAMDYAHYVFNKNLNSYAVQSCNHMINGYTRIGQVEKARELFDTIPARDNITWTSMIVGYFDIGNVSEACYLFENMPDKDSVAWTSMISGLVQNELFLEATSFLLGMLAHGVPPLSSTYAVLFGAAGAIAHLDFGRQLHNMLMKTLSDCDLILSNSLISMYAKCGEIHDAYSIFTNMIYRDLISWNTMIMGLAHHALANETLKVFQTMLQSGTRPNSVTFLGILSACSHAGLVSQGWKLFKAMRDVYAIQPGLEHYISMINLLGRAGKVREAEELILGLPFETNHAIWGALLGVCGVAEKNADIAQHAARRLLELDPLNAPAHVALCNIYTACGKHIEEQKLRKEMGLKGVRKVPGCSWIVVNGNVCVFLSGDKLNPEADEMLLFLFESGDG, from the coding sequence ATGCCCGCCTTTTGTTTCAAAACCCTGAAGATCtctctttcaaaaatttcactCAAACTTCGATTTTTTTCACCCCATATTCGGTTCCTTAAGTCCCAATCAGAAGTTTCCAAAACCCATTACTATAAACTCACATTAGATGACTCTCAAATTCTCTGCTTGCTCTCTCAACAAAAACTCCAAGAAGCACGCAACCTACTTGACAAGTTTCCCGAGAGAAGCCGTCATAGCCGAATTGCTCACTGGACTTCTTTGCTTACAAAATACTCAAGAATTGGCTTCATTGACGAATCCAGAGTTCTTTTTGATATCATGCCTGAGAGAAATATTGTTAGTTACAACGTGATGCTGTCAGGGTATTTGCAGTGTGGGAGGCTGAGTGAGGCAAGGGGGTTGTTTGAAGAGATGCCAGAGAGGAATGTTGTTTCATGGACTTCGATGCTTTGTGGGTTAGCTGATGCAGGAAGGATTTGTGAGGCAAGGGAATTGTTTAAGGAGATGCCAGAGAGGAATGTTGTTTCGTGGAATGCAATGGTTGCTGGGTTGATTAAGAATGGGGATTTGGAGGAAGCAAGGCGGGTTTTTGACGAGATTCCAGAGAAGAATGTGGTTTCTTGGAATGCTATGATTAAGGGGTTTGCAGAGAATGGTAAATTGGAGGAAGCCAGGGTTTTGTTTGAGGAGATGGAGGATAGGAATGTGATAACCTGGACTACTATGATAGCAGGTTATTGCAGGATAGGTGATGTTCAGGaggcttattgttttttttgtagaatTCCTGAGAGAAATGTTGTTTCTTGGACAGCCATGATTAGTGGGTTCACTTGGAATGGTTACTATGGAGAAGCATTATTGCTTTTTCTTGAGATGAAGAGGAGGTACAATATAGCACCAAATGGAGAGACCTTCATTTCACTTGCTTATGCTTGTGCTGGTATGAGGTTTCATCATCTTGGCAAGCAGTTACATGCTCAACTGATAATTAATGGGTTGGAATATGAGGATTATGATGGCAGGATAGCCAAGAGCCTTATTCACATGTACTCTTTATTTGGTGCCATGGATTATGCACACTATGTCTTTAACAAGAACTTAAATAGTTATGCTGTTCAGTCCTGTAATCATATGATTAATGGTTATACTCGGATTGGACAAGTGGAAAAGGCTCGAGAATTGTTTGATACTATACCTGCTCGGGACAACATCACATGGACTTCAATGATTGTTGGGTATTTTGATATTGGAAATGTTTCTGAGGCTTGCTATCTATTCGAAAACATGCCTGATAAGGATTCGGTTGCATGGACATCAATGATTTCAGGGCTTGTCCAAAATGAGCTTTTCCTTGAGGCAACCTCTTTCCTCTTGGGAATGCTGGCTCATGGTGTTCCACCATTAAGTTCTACTTATGCTGTTCTTTTTGGAGCAGCAGGTGCAATTGCTCATCTTGATTTTGGGAGGCAGTTGCATAACATGCTGATGAAAACACTATCAGACTGTGACTTGATTCTTAGTAATTCTCTGATCTCAATGTATGCGAAATGTGGGGAGATACATGATGCATATAGCATATTCACAAACATGATTTATCGAGACTTAATTTCTTGGAATACCATGATTATGGGATTAGCACATCATGCTCTGGCAAATGAAACACTGAAAGTTTTTCAAACCATGCTCCAATCCGGGACTCGCCCAAATTCAGTTACATTTTTGGGAATCCTGTCAGCATGTAGCCATGCTGGGTTAGTTAGTCAAGGATGGAAATTATTTAAAGCAATGAGAGACGTTTATGCAATTCAACCAGGTTTGGAGCATTACATTTCTATGATCAATCTCTTGGGAAGAGCAGGGAAAGTAAGAGAAGCAGAAGAGCTCATATTGGGACTGCCTTTTGAAACAAATCATGCTATCTGGGGGGCATTGCTTGGTGTATGTGGGGTTGCTGAGAAAAACGCTGACATTGCTCAACATGCTGCCAGGCGACTCCTTGAGTTGGATCCTTTGAATGCACCAGCTCATGTTGCGCTCTGCAACATATATACAGCCTGTGGCAAGCATATTGAGGAGCAAAAATTAAGGAAGGAGATGGGTTTGAAAGGTGTGAGGAAGGTCCCTGGATGCAGTTGGATAGTGGTAAATGGAAATGTTTGTGTCTTTCTATCAGGAGATAAGCTAAATCCTGAAGCAGATGAAATGCTATTATTCTTATTTGAGTCTGGTGATGGATGA